The Alistipes megaguti sequence GGTGATGGACAAGATTCCTGTTGAAGCAGGTGCATTCTATCTGATGGATAGGGGATATGTTGCCTTTGAGAAACTTTACAAGCATTTCCAGCAAAAGGGCGCCTACTTTGTTACACGCGCCAAGGACAATATGTCTTATGAGGTTATTGAGTTCAGACCTGTCAACAAAGACTCGGGCGTTCTTTCGGATGAGACTATCAGACTTGCTGGATATTACTCTACCAGAAAGTATCCAGACACATTGAGACTTGTTGTGTATGAAGACTTTGAGACTGGAAGAGTATATCGATTTCTGACCAACAACTTTGCGATTGACGATCCGCTGACTATTGCGGGACTCTACCGTGAACGCTGGCAGATAGAACTGTTCTTCAAATGGATCAAGCAGCATCTTCACATCAGGACTTTCTACGGCACTTCCAAGAACGCCGTGTACACGCAGATATGGATAGCCATTTGTGACTATCTGCTGCTCATCATTGCGAAGAAGCGATACGGGTTGGATCCAAGTCTTCATTCTATCTCTAACTCAATCGGACAAGTCCTCTTCCAGAGGGCGGATATCCGTGAAATTTATAATCAGCCGACAACTCCCGTTAGTGTTCCGGAGGCGGGTTCTGTCGAGCAACCTACTTTATGGTAAAATTTCTCCGGACAGCAGTGTATAAATCAACGAGTTAAACCTTGACAAGCAAACCTACGCAGAACGGCGCAAACGAAGCGGCGACTGTTAAATATGCACTTTTTACGGGTAACGATTTGGAAACCGTTCTCTTTCTCCAATCTGCTTT is a genomic window containing:
- a CDS encoding IS4 family transposase, which gives rise to MNKGKTIFAQIMSLINEYGFKKCVDRYKGDRHAIKFNCRDQFMVMSFAQFTDRAGLRDIETTLNLCGDLYRSGIKAIPRSTLAEASEKKDWRIYQDIAMTLVKEATMLYKDEKLRIGLEEMIYAFDSSTIELCLKLCPWAEFHHGKGAFKIHTLTDLRGSIPTFVMLTPGKVNDAGVMDKIPVEAGAFYLMDRGYVAFEKLYKHFQQKGAYFVTRAKDNMSYEVIEFRPVNKDSGVLSDETIRLAGYYSTRKYPDTLRLVVYEDFETGRVYRFLTNNFAIDDPLTIAGLYRERWQIELFFKWIKQHLHIRTFYGTSKNAVYTQIWIAICDYLLLIIAKKRYGLDPSLHSISNSIGQVLFQRADIREIYNQPTTPVSVPEAGSVEQPTLW